Proteins from one Candidatus Neomarinimicrobiota bacterium genomic window:
- a CDS encoding DUF6259 domain-containing protein, with protein sequence MRVRTPQAVSEPNILDHFTLESCEDGKLTWRLQGPVESFTGILKCEVEADGLRFRLKVSGSQPIWLAEWSLSGLQLENFIIPALGGQILSDSMPDKNEVSYKYPFWWNAQFAVGQNADGGVWLQSRDTKPNLKLFRLKRENEAFTITFGYEAQAPIRETTLEFDWFLRGFQGSWKRPVDAHRNWMQTAFQVPEFESKPNNPAWTRDINILLEMWGADKRSNTPRHTFSQMIDRLNEWKELHPPENTLVYLPGFAEHGIDSNAPSYNPSELLGGKSQFKKLVDHAHKLGFRVMVHTNVLAMAFTHPKYEKFRQYQVVDPWDRPQTWGLDMDGDWLTEPYFAYMNPGEDAWTDLMSEILGELIDSFEVDAVFLDQTLLAFNNSKGPNFVEGMRKHVQTLQSRFPNTLFAGEGLHEHMLAPLPFTQIHGIDSISGVHGQEGQVGWRLAHPVSSYLFNPSTKFMAHLLTKHPDHPDFKLQESVYEKLDVMPVVCLYENTQPLDTPNVRRVIERANRLKQSRVEEA encoded by the coding sequence GTGCGAGTTCGAACGCCCCAGGCAGTCTCCGAGCCGAATATCCTGGACCATTTTACCTTGGAATCCTGTGAGGACGGAAAGTTAACCTGGCGATTGCAGGGTCCAGTTGAATCGTTTACAGGCATCCTGAAGTGCGAAGTGGAAGCCGACGGGCTCCGGTTCCGACTTAAAGTTTCCGGCTCACAACCGATATGGCTCGCTGAGTGGTCGCTGTCCGGCTTGCAGTTGGAAAACTTCATAATTCCAGCACTCGGGGGCCAGATCCTTTCGGATTCAATGCCGGATAAAAATGAAGTGTCCTACAAATATCCCTTCTGGTGGAATGCGCAGTTTGCCGTTGGACAAAACGCCGATGGCGGAGTCTGGCTTCAGAGTAGAGACACAAAGCCAAACCTGAAACTTTTCCGGCTGAAGCGGGAAAATGAGGCATTTACCATTACGTTCGGCTATGAAGCGCAGGCGCCTATTCGGGAGACCACACTCGAATTTGATTGGTTTTTACGGGGATTTCAGGGAAGTTGGAAGCGTCCCGTCGACGCGCATCGTAACTGGATGCAAACCGCATTTCAGGTGCCGGAATTTGAGTCGAAACCGAACAATCCGGCGTGGACCCGGGATATCAATATCCTGTTGGAGATGTGGGGAGCCGATAAGCGCTCTAATACCCCCAGACATACTTTTTCCCAGATGATTGACAGATTGAACGAGTGGAAGGAGTTACATCCGCCTGAAAATACGCTAGTGTATCTGCCTGGTTTTGCCGAACACGGCATCGATTCCAACGCCCCTAGTTATAATCCCAGCGAACTATTGGGCGGCAAATCCCAATTCAAAAAATTGGTTGACCACGCCCATAAGTTGGGATTCAGGGTCATGGTGCATACTAACGTCCTCGCGATGGCCTTCACACATCCGAAATACGAAAAATTCCGTCAATATCAGGTTGTTGATCCCTGGGATCGCCCTCAAACGTGGGGCCTCGATATGGACGGGGACTGGCTCACTGAGCCGTATTTTGCATATATGAATCCCGGGGAAGACGCCTGGACGGATTTAATGTCGGAAATACTTGGCGAGTTAATTGACTCATTCGAAGTTGACGCGGTTTTCCTGGATCAAACCCTGCTGGCTTTTAATAACAGCAAGGGGCCGAATTTCGTGGAAGGGATGAGAAAACATGTTCAGACGCTGCAGAGCCGATTTCCAAACACGCTGTTCGCGGGAGAGGGGTTACATGAGCATATGCTGGCGCCGCTTCCGTTTACACAAATTCACGGGATTGATAGTATCTCCGGTGTCCACGGACAGGAGGGACAGGTCGGCTGGCGGCTCGCGCATCCGGTATCATCGTATTTGTTTAATCCCTCAACCAAATTCATGGCGCACCTGCTCACCAAGCATCCGGATCATCCGGATTTCAAACTCCAGGAATCCGTTTACGAAAAGCTGGATGTGATGCCTGTGGTGTGTTTGTACGAAAATACGCAGCCGCTGGATACTCCGAATGTTCGCCGGGTTATCGAAAGAGCCAATCGATTGAAACAAAGCAGAGTGGAGGAAGCATGA
- a CDS encoding beta-galactosidase, translated as MRDLLKGETYIPFGSQYYRAPSPKREDWDRDLAKMADLGFNMVKFWVQWRWNHPEENRYDFSDIDELMELSRKHNLKVMLNTIFDIAPAWIYKKFPDASMITLGGKEIGPQSQPHRQIGGLGYCYNHDGIMEHFFHFLEETVKRYKDHPALDIWNVGSEPELTSSMSEMRLWADDADRIDEMLCYCDNCQRKFPQWLREKYGDIGSLNNSWNRNYQSFDEVEVPKTRNTINDITDWRMFFVHSLGENVRRRFEVAQEVDQGAHPLMCHHVFIQGFPVTSTASDPWNVGQYGDLHGFTQRDDTAMIDILRSCARDKPVISAEMLMLPGYTLDMPEPIDENDIKRFIFSGVAGNLKGFINWQYRPEILGRETPTWGLTTLDGGETERLKAFAECGDVLQSNADFLLDATPRPADIAMLYSPENQVFAWMATGNEKTATDSLLGTHKALYEHNYNMDFIHPKEFTEHLLSQYKVLYIPFPYRLNEDMATIIKEWVHSGGVLIGEAYFGGWNSENGHHNTVVPGYGLHEVFQVRQLDALPIHGSDTEVIEPNSNIFGGKEKIKASIVKEVLTLEGAEVLAKFDTGDPAVTQAEYGAGKAILIGSYIGLPYQRTGFKPNRDFIGALVSSTIEIARPSVDTDKRIRVDMLTHQDEQLVILQNLEQEAVHATVTIPDLQADSLTEQFSGKTLELNTDDTGISVEMDFQPGEVQVYRA; from the coding sequence ATGCGCGATTTACTCAAAGGAGAAACGTACATCCCCTTCGGCTCCCAATATTATCGGGCGCCCTCTCCGAAACGAGAAGACTGGGACAGAGATCTGGCAAAAATGGCCGATCTGGGGTTCAACATGGTGAAATTCTGGGTCCAGTGGCGCTGGAATCACCCCGAGGAAAACCGGTACGACTTTTCGGACATCGACGAGCTGATGGAACTTTCCAGGAAGCACAACCTCAAAGTTATGCTCAATACCATCTTTGATATAGCGCCGGCATGGATTTATAAAAAGTTTCCTGACGCCAGCATGATTACCCTTGGCGGAAAGGAGATCGGCCCGCAATCGCAGCCGCACCGGCAGATCGGTGGTTTGGGATACTGCTACAATCATGATGGAATTATGGAGCACTTTTTTCACTTTCTGGAAGAGACAGTAAAGCGATACAAGGATCACCCGGCGCTGGATATTTGGAACGTGGGTAGCGAGCCTGAACTCACCAGCAGTATGTCAGAAATGCGGCTCTGGGCGGATGACGCGGACAGAATCGATGAGATGCTATGTTACTGTGACAATTGTCAGCGGAAGTTCCCACAATGGCTCCGGGAAAAATACGGAGATATCGGATCCCTGAATAATTCCTGGAACCGCAATTATCAGTCCTTTGATGAGGTCGAGGTTCCCAAGACTCGCAATACCATCAACGATATCACGGACTGGCGCATGTTTTTTGTGCATTCTCTTGGTGAAAATGTCAGACGCCGTTTCGAGGTGGCGCAAGAGGTTGATCAGGGAGCGCATCCGTTGATGTGTCACCATGTGTTCATTCAGGGTTTTCCGGTCACCTCCACCGCCAGTGACCCGTGGAATGTCGGCCAGTACGGCGATCTCCACGGATTCACCCAGCGGGACGATACCGCTATGATCGACATCCTTCGCTCCTGTGCCCGGGACAAACCGGTCATCTCCGCAGAGATGTTGATGCTGCCGGGGTATACTTTGGACATGCCCGAACCCATCGATGAAAACGATATCAAGCGGTTTATCTTCAGCGGTGTCGCCGGGAACCTGAAGGGTTTTATCAACTGGCAGTACCGGCCGGAAATCCTGGGGCGTGAAACGCCTACCTGGGGATTAACCACGTTGGACGGCGGCGAAACGGAGCGGTTAAAAGCATTTGCCGAATGTGGCGATGTTCTGCAATCCAATGCCGATTTCCTGCTGGACGCAACCCCGCGACCAGCGGACATTGCCATGCTCTACAGCCCGGAGAACCAGGTTTTTGCCTGGATGGCGACCGGCAACGAAAAAACCGCCACGGATTCTCTGCTGGGCACCCACAAGGCGCTCTACGAGCACAATTATAATATGGATTTCATTCATCCGAAGGAATTTACTGAGCACCTCTTAAGCCAGTATAAGGTGTTATATATCCCGTTTCCGTACCGGCTGAATGAGGACATGGCAACAATTATCAAAGAGTGGGTCCACAGCGGCGGAGTGCTGATTGGCGAGGCATATTTCGGCGGATGGAATTCCGAAAACGGTCACCACAATACCGTAGTACCGGGGTACGGGCTTCACGAGGTATTCCAGGTTCGGCAACTGGACGCACTGCCCATCCATGGAAGTGATACCGAGGTTATTGAGCCGAATAGTAATATTTTTGGCGGCAAAGAGAAAATTAAGGCAAGCATCGTCAAGGAAGTTTTGACACTCGAAGGCGCAGAAGTGCTGGCGAAGTTTGACACAGGAGATCCTGCCGTTACTCAGGCGGAGTACGGGGCCGGCAAAGCGATATTGATCGGCTCGTATATCGGGCTGCCGTATCAGCGGACCGGCTTTAAGCCGAATCGCGATTTTATCGGGGCTTTGGTTTCAAGTACCATAGAGATAGCCCGACCCTCCGTGGACACTGACAAAAGAATTCGGGTCGATATGCTCACTCATCAGGATGAGCAATTGGTTATACTGCAAAACCTGGAACAGGAAGCCGTCCATGCAACAGTAACTATCCCGGACCTGCAGGCGGATAGCCTGACAGAGCAATTTTCCGGCAAAACGCTCGAACTCAACACTGATGATACCGGGATATCCGTAGAAATGGACTTTCAGCCGGGTGAGGTGCAGGTCTATCGTGCCTAA
- a CDS encoding GH92 family glycosyl hydrolase: MGTRIYQVALLAFISVVLVLPIDGRADESGDRLTSYINPFIGTAGGGNTFPGAVRPWGLVSISPHTDPGAPSGYIYGEPWFYGLGHAHLSGTGCADLGSIILTAGRGNISPFPDQYRTKYDNEIAAPGYYAVDLPEHMISLESSASLRVGLTRITSHKEGQFHIILDAGRSLGGVEGGEVSVVSANEIEGYNISGGFCGEDNRQKVFFVARFNRSASKVGTWAGGELSNEKLSISEEMPVGAWMRFSGSAETPLLVKVGISYVSIENARENLREEMPGWDFESVRSQASDHWQEVLSKIRIKASKGEKTKFYTALYHALIHPNIISDVNGEYPEMGHHDVGRNTERPRYSVLSLWDTYRTLHPFLTLVYPQRQEEIIQSMLDMYLESGYLPKWELVSNETYMMVGDPAPIVIADSYIKGVRGFDDSLAFEAMLKPAQLEAGQDAPPIRAGYHELLEYGYIPFDQDTSEDWWVWGPVSTSLEYNLSDFAISQMAQTLGRTSIAQEFSDRAKLYRNLFDKQSLFMRPRKADSTWLDPFDPLATEGSGYWEGSGGPGYVEGNAWQYTWFVQHDVPGLIDLFGGEKPFSEKLSSCFDEGHFTINNEPDIAYPYLFRYVPEQAGSTPALIREIMETSFGTGPDGLPGNDDAGTISAWYLFSSLGFYPVELATSEYVLGEPQVRKAVVTLDEQYYSGDSLIIERVKNEGKPGIKWNDKTLDTYRIDHSRLTSGGKLGFKIHE, encoded by the coding sequence ATGGGGACCCGTATATATCAGGTGGCGCTTTTGGCATTCATTTCTGTAGTGTTGGTATTACCCATTGACGGTCGTGCTGACGAATCCGGGGATCGTCTTACTTCATATATTAATCCCTTTATTGGAACCGCCGGAGGGGGAAATACTTTTCCCGGGGCTGTGCGGCCATGGGGGTTAGTATCCATAAGTCCGCACACCGATCCCGGGGCTCCTTCCGGCTATATTTATGGTGAACCGTGGTTTTATGGTTTGGGCCATGCGCATCTGAGTGGAACAGGATGCGCAGACCTGGGGAGCATAATCCTCACAGCTGGCCGGGGAAATATATCACCGTTTCCTGATCAATATAGAACTAAATACGATAACGAAATCGCGGCGCCTGGATATTATGCAGTTGACCTTCCGGAGCACATGATATCTTTGGAATCCTCAGCTAGTCTGCGGGTGGGGCTGACCCGAATTACATCCCATAAAGAAGGACAATTTCACATCATACTGGATGCCGGAAGAAGCCTTGGTGGAGTTGAAGGGGGAGAGGTCTCCGTTGTCTCAGCAAACGAAATAGAGGGCTATAATATCTCCGGTGGATTTTGTGGAGAGGATAACCGGCAGAAAGTGTTTTTTGTCGCACGATTTAACAGATCGGCATCAAAAGTCGGCACCTGGGCTGGAGGAGAGCTAAGTAACGAGAAGCTTTCCATCTCGGAGGAGATGCCTGTCGGCGCGTGGATGCGGTTCAGCGGGAGCGCAGAGACGCCACTGCTCGTGAAAGTTGGGATATCGTATGTCAGCATAGAAAATGCCCGGGAAAACCTGCGTGAGGAGATGCCCGGCTGGGATTTCGAAAGTGTCCGTTCTCAGGCGTCAGACCATTGGCAGGAGGTGCTGTCGAAAATCCGTATTAAGGCCAGCAAAGGTGAGAAAACAAAATTTTACACGGCCCTTTATCATGCGCTAATTCACCCGAACATCATCAGCGATGTCAACGGGGAGTACCCGGAGATGGGACATCACGACGTTGGAAGGAACACGGAGCGTCCCAGGTATTCAGTTCTCTCCCTCTGGGATACCTATCGGACGCTCCATCCTTTTTTAACCCTCGTGTATCCGCAGCGGCAGGAAGAGATTATCCAATCTATGCTGGATATGTACCTGGAGTCGGGATATCTCCCGAAGTGGGAGTTGGTGAGCAATGAGACATATATGATGGTCGGAGATCCTGCCCCAATTGTCATTGCAGATAGTTACATCAAAGGGGTTAGAGGGTTTGACGATAGCCTGGCGTTTGAGGCGATGCTGAAACCGGCTCAGTTGGAAGCCGGACAGGATGCGCCACCGATACGAGCAGGGTATCATGAGTTACTGGAATACGGGTACATCCCGTTCGACCAGGATACCAGCGAGGACTGGTGGGTCTGGGGGCCGGTCTCCACTTCTCTGGAATATAACCTGTCCGATTTTGCGATTTCGCAAATGGCCCAAACCCTTGGCCGGACTTCAATCGCACAGGAGTTCTCGGACAGAGCAAAACTCTACCGTAACCTGTTCGATAAGCAGTCGTTGTTTATGCGACCCCGCAAAGCAGATAGTACCTGGCTCGATCCGTTTGATCCGCTTGCCACAGAAGGTTCAGGATACTGGGAAGGATCCGGCGGCCCGGGATACGTCGAGGGCAACGCCTGGCAGTATACGTGGTTTGTCCAGCATGATGTCCCCGGATTAATCGATCTCTTCGGTGGAGAAAAACCGTTCTCGGAGAAACTGTCCAGCTGCTTCGATGAAGGCCACTTCACTATTAATAACGAGCCGGATATCGCCTATCCGTATCTCTTCCGTTACGTCCCGGAACAGGCAGGAAGTACTCCGGCGCTTATCCGGGAGATTATGGAAACTTCATTTGGAACGGGACCCGATGGATTACCCGGTAATGACGACGCAGGAACCATTTCCGCCTGGTATTTATTTTCTTCCCTGGGATTTTACCCGGTTGAGCTCGCTACCTCCGAATATGTCCTGGGTGAACCGCAGGTAAGGAAGGCGGTTGTCACTCTGGACGAGCAATATTATTCCGGAGACAGCCTGATTATTGAACGGGTTAAAAATGAAGGCAAACCAGGCATCAAATGGAATGACAAGACTCTGGATACCTATCGAATAGATCACTCGAGGCTCACCTCCGGTGGTAAATTGGGATTTAAAATTCATGAGTAA
- a CDS encoding MFS transporter, whose translation MPKWLDFSEYQDRFVRRNFFANTMDGALFAFGLKFVSLVTVLPVLVQKLGGTNVAVGMIPVLWNTGFNLPQIFIANTARRQPYKKPFVLKTALIQRIPWLVLAALCFFWFDEINTLPGLILFFAGLTIAAVGGSLNMPGWFDLINKVTPVRLRGRLFAFRTILGAILGILAGWIIKIVLETMNFPENFALLFLLAFLVMMGSYIFLALVKEEEPNAPKQILRNREFFRILPKILKNNSNFTSYLVADALIMVAVMANAFYTVHALKTFSLAESYAGTFTIVMTVSMIAGNVLFGYLADQYGHRLNLILAAGSTVVACLIALVAPAVELYYLAFIGSAFTISLIQISRLTIIAELSGESERTTYVALTNLITAPFVFSGILGGWLADSFGYDTIFYVAGGFALLAVLWLAIMVQEPRTNPPAPAIAEL comes from the coding sequence GTGCCTAAATGGCTGGACTTTTCCGAATACCAGGATCGGTTCGTCCGCCGGAACTTTTTTGCCAATACCATGGATGGAGCGCTGTTTGCCTTCGGGCTGAAGTTCGTGTCCCTGGTCACGGTGCTGCCGGTTCTGGTGCAAAAATTGGGCGGAACCAATGTAGCGGTGGGCATGATTCCGGTTCTCTGGAACACGGGATTTAACCTGCCGCAGATTTTCATTGCCAATACCGCGCGGAGGCAGCCGTATAAAAAGCCGTTTGTCCTGAAAACGGCGCTGATTCAGCGGATTCCATGGCTGGTCCTGGCCGCGCTGTGCTTTTTCTGGTTTGACGAGATCAACACGCTCCCCGGATTGATTCTGTTCTTTGCCGGACTCACAATCGCGGCCGTCGGGGGTAGTCTGAACATGCCCGGGTGGTTTGACCTTATCAATAAAGTCACGCCGGTCCGGCTGAGGGGACGCCTGTTCGCGTTTCGGACGATTCTCGGAGCGATATTGGGAATCCTCGCCGGCTGGATCATAAAAATCGTGCTGGAAACCATGAATTTTCCCGAAAACTTCGCTCTCCTGTTTTTACTGGCATTCCTCGTGATGATGGGGTCGTATATCTTTCTTGCATTGGTGAAGGAAGAGGAACCGAATGCCCCGAAACAGATTCTGCGAAATCGGGAGTTTTTCAGAATATTACCGAAGATTCTGAAGAATAACTCCAACTTCACGTCCTATCTGGTGGCAGATGCATTAATCATGGTGGCCGTGATGGCAAACGCCTTTTATACGGTCCATGCGTTGAAAACGTTCTCGTTGGCAGAAAGCTATGCCGGAACGTTTACGATTGTGATGACGGTAAGCATGATTGCAGGAAATGTGCTGTTTGGTTATCTCGCGGATCAGTACGGGCACCGGCTTAATCTGATTCTTGCAGCCGGTTCGACTGTTGTGGCTTGTCTCATCGCCTTAGTTGCGCCAGCGGTCGAGTTATACTACCTGGCCTTCATAGGGTCGGCATTTACGATTTCACTGATTCAGATCAGCCGGCTGACCATCATTGCGGAACTGAGTGGCGAAAGCGAGCGCACAACATACGTGGCTTTAACCAATCTCATCACCGCGCCCTTCGTTTTTTCCGGCATCCTCGGGGGCTGGCTGGCCGATTCCTTCGGGTACGACACCATTTTTTATGTGGCTGGCGGCTTTGCGCTGCTCGCCGTGCTCTGGCTCGCCATTATGGTGCAAGAGCCGCGGACCAATCCACCGGCTCCGGCAATTGCTGAATTATGA
- a CDS encoding Gfo/Idh/MocA family oxidoreductase, which translates to MKSVKAAIIGGGFMGRSHIEALKRIGGVEIEAIVDSELTSAQNIAEMFNVPEAFGNWEMVLKNESVQVIHNCTPNNLHYEINKAALQAGKHVISEKPLTLTAKESADLVKIAEETGLVTAIDFNYRFYPLIRQARNLVTNGEVGSIYLVHGHYLQDWLYYDTDYNWRLEPEISGKSRAVADIGSHWCDMVQFVTGSKITEVFADLATIHKTRKKPGKHTETFKGKEEGPSDDYTEVPVNTEDAGSILVHFDNGAQGVFTVSQVSAGRKNHFWFEVDGSKKALSWDQEEPNSLWIGHREKANEVMIKDPSLLDDDARRYAHFPGGHPEGYPDGPKNLFRDVYDFIRRGGDPITEEVSFPTFADGHYENKIVEAVLESNEKQQWVSVE; encoded by the coding sequence ATGAAGTCTGTCAAAGCAGCCATTATCGGCGGTGGATTCATGGGACGATCGCACATTGAAGCGCTCAAGCGAATTGGCGGCGTCGAAATTGAAGCCATCGTTGACAGCGAGTTAACCTCAGCACAAAATATTGCAGAGATGTTCAATGTCCCCGAAGCCTTCGGGAACTGGGAAATGGTGCTGAAAAATGAAAGTGTACAGGTCATCCACAATTGTACGCCGAATAATCTCCATTACGAGATAAATAAGGCCGCTCTGCAGGCCGGAAAACATGTCATCTCTGAGAAACCGCTTACTCTGACAGCGAAAGAATCCGCAGATTTGGTGAAAATTGCAGAGGAAACCGGTCTGGTGACCGCCATCGATTTCAATTACCGGTTCTACCCGCTTATCAGACAGGCCCGGAATTTGGTTACTAATGGAGAAGTTGGCAGTATCTACTTGGTGCACGGACACTACCTGCAGGATTGGCTGTACTATGACACGGATTACAACTGGCGCCTCGAACCGGAAATTAGCGGCAAATCCAGAGCAGTGGCGGATATCGGTTCGCACTGGTGCGATATGGTGCAGTTCGTCACCGGCAGCAAAATAACGGAAGTATTCGCCGATTTGGCCACGATTCACAAAACCCGCAAAAAACCGGGAAAGCATACGGAAACATTTAAGGGCAAGGAAGAAGGCCCGTCTGACGATTATACGGAAGTCCCGGTCAACACGGAAGACGCCGGTTCAATTTTGGTCCACTTTGACAACGGTGCGCAAGGAGTGTTTACCGTATCACAGGTGAGTGCCGGGCGCAAGAACCACTTTTGGTTCGAGGTGGACGGCAGTAAAAAGGCCCTCTCCTGGGATCAGGAGGAGCCCAACTCACTCTGGATTGGGCACCGCGAAAAGGCAAACGAGGTTATGATTAAAGATCCCTCGCTTCTGGATGACGACGCCAGGCGATACGCACACTTTCCGGGGGGACACCCGGAGGGATATCCCGACGGTCCAAAAAACCTGTTCAGAGATGTCTACGATTTCATCCGCCGGGGTGGTGATCCCATAACAGAAGAAGTGAGCTTCCCGACATTCGCCGACGGTCATTACGAAAACAAGATTGTGGAAGCGGTCCTGGAGAGCAACGAAAAACAGCAGTGGGTTTCAGTCGAATAA
- a CDS encoding sugar phosphate isomerase/epimerase — MKLGFLTACVPQLSLEEVVKWTAAQGFQSLELAAWPVDSDRDYQARQIDAANFSRDDAKRVNDLFEEHNLEISGFAFYENNIHPDKDKREYNLNHLRNVIDTASLLDVELVGTFIGSDPNKSPKENIKEAGKVFPDILKYAADKNVKIMIENCPMENWVKFGLPGNYAYSPELWDALFNELPQENFGLNMDPSHLYWLGIDYIQVLKDYADKIFHAHAKDAEILPEGEYRYGLFGEQVDPTPWVSGWWRYRMPGWGEIDWKRFITTLQEYGYDYVLSIEHEDPVWEGSVEKVKDGLKLGLKHLEQFVV; from the coding sequence ATGAAATTAGGTTTTCTGACGGCCTGTGTACCGCAATTGAGCCTGGAAGAAGTAGTGAAATGGACGGCCGCCCAGGGGTTCCAGAGCCTCGAACTCGCGGCCTGGCCAGTCGATTCCGACCGGGATTATCAGGCCCGTCAAATTGATGCAGCGAATTTTTCCAGGGATGATGCAAAGCGGGTGAATGATCTGTTCGAGGAACACAATCTGGAAATCAGCGGATTTGCGTTCTACGAGAACAATATCCACCCGGACAAAGACAAGCGGGAATACAATCTCAATCATTTGCGAAATGTCATTGACACGGCATCACTCTTGGACGTTGAACTTGTGGGCACCTTTATTGGGAGCGATCCTAACAAATCGCCGAAGGAAAATATCAAGGAAGCCGGTAAAGTATTTCCGGATATCCTGAAGTACGCGGCGGATAAAAACGTCAAAATTATGATCGAAAATTGTCCCATGGAGAACTGGGTAAAATTCGGCCTCCCTGGGAACTATGCATACTCACCCGAGCTCTGGGATGCTCTGTTCAATGAACTCCCCCAGGAGAATTTTGGGCTGAACATGGACCCGTCGCACCTGTACTGGCTTGGCATCGACTATATCCAGGTATTAAAGGATTACGCGGATAAAATTTTCCACGCCCACGCCAAGGATGCCGAAATACTCCCGGAAGGAGAGTACCGGTACGGACTCTTCGGAGAGCAGGTTGATCCAACGCCCTGGGTCTCCGGCTGGTGGCGCTATCGGATGCCCGGTTGGGGCGAAATCGACTGGAAGCGGTTTATCACCACGCTGCAGGAATACGGTTACGACTATGTGCTATCCATCGAGCACGAAGACCCGGTGTGGGAGGGCTCTGTGGAGAAAGTCAAAGACGGTCTGAAACTCGGATTAAAGCACCTGGAACAGTTTGTAGTCTGA
- a CDS encoding ureidoglycolate lyase: MKISAQKVSVDNFREYGKVVEGTAGKPTSQDETYKFWSDIANYEIDGRTEIGLCTVYRQEIQQVTGIERHLHTPEILIPVDAPFVLPVLKSENPEDGIDAFRVDIGQAVVIDPGGWHGPCIPDRTEEATYFVIFRHNTPYEDVESTEIEPVRIE, from the coding sequence GTGAAGATTTCAGCACAAAAGGTCAGCGTCGATAATTTCAGGGAGTACGGCAAAGTCGTTGAGGGTACTGCGGGTAAACCGACTTCCCAGGACGAGACATACAAGTTCTGGTCGGATATCGCCAATTACGAAATCGACGGCAGGACGGAGATCGGGCTTTGTACGGTTTACAGACAGGAGATACAGCAAGTCACCGGTATCGAACGCCACCTGCACACGCCGGAAATACTCATCCCTGTCGACGCCCCTTTTGTGCTTCCGGTGTTAAAATCGGAGAATCCGGAAGACGGAATTGATGCATTTCGAGTGGATATCGGGCAGGCGGTTGTTATCGATCCGGGGGGTTGGCATGGCCCGTGCATCCCTGATAGGACCGAAGAGGCAACCTATTTTGTGATCTTCCGGCACAACACTCCTTATGAGGATGTAGAAAGTACCGAAATCGAACCGGTTAGGATTGAATGA